The Bacillota bacterium genome includes the window ATTGGGTCGCGTTGTACGCAGCAGAAAGCCCCTTGGAGCCTAACAAGTTTGTAGTCTTTCGAATGGCCCTGCTGTTTCGTTGAGCACCCGTGGCAATGCTTGCTGAGGTGGATAAAGCCAGAGGATGCCTAGGGTTGACAGGCCAGGGCAGATATGATAATCTCTCTATTATGCACAACAGTGTGCTTAAGGGAGATGCATGGGTCTGAATGTGATGGAGGTGTCAATATGGTCCGGGAAGCTATCAACCTGGAATGTGGCGAGTGCAAGAATCGCAATTACAGGACGATGAAGAACAAGAGAAATACTCCCGACCGGCTGGTGCTGAAAAAGTATTGCAAGTTCTGCCGGAAGCACACCGAGCACAAGGAAACCCGGTAACAGGGCTCGGTAATTCGACGGAGGGATAAGCCATGGCAACTGCACCGAAAACTAACGAGGGTGCCTGGAACCGGGTGAGACGGTTCTTCCGGGAAGTAAGGGGCGAGGTACGCAAAGTCGTCTGGCCGAATCGCCAAGAGTTGCTGAAGTTCACGGGAGTGGTGATCTTCACCGTAGTTCTCGTGGCGATCTTCATCGGTGTGTCTGATCTTGTAATTGCGCAGATTTTACAGTTACTACGAACCTTGGGGGGGTAAGGAGACAAGTGGGTCTCCGTCCGCATGGTTAGCGGTAAACAGTGGTATGTGATCCACACATATTCGGGATACGAAAACAAGGTGAAGACAAATCTCGAGCGACGCGTTGAGTCCATGGGTATGGGAGACCAGATTTTTCGGGTTCTTGTGCCCACCGAAGAGCAGTTAGATTTCAAAGATGGCAAGAAGCGAGTCGTCGAGAAAAAGATCTTCCCCGGGTACGTACTAGTCGAGATGATCATGACTGATGATTCTTGGTATGTGGTACGGAATACACCTGGGGTGACCGGATTTGTCGGCTCCGGTTCGAGACCCGTGCCCCTTAAGGATGAGGAAGTGGAAGCCATACTCAAACAAGTGGGTATGGGCGAGAAGCAACGGAAGGTTGCGTACGAAGTTGGACAACGGGTCAAAGTAATAGATGGGCCCTTCGTGAACTTCTCCGGCAGGGTGGAAGAAGTGAATCTGGAGAAGGGCAAGTTGCGGGTGGCTGTCTCGATGTTTGGTCGGGAGACACCCGTAGAGTTGAACTTTGACCAGGTCCAGAAGCTCTAGATTTGTTGTGTAGGGGGTGGAATGGTGGCTAAGAAACTGGCAGCGGTTGTCAAGCTTCAGGTTCCTGCGGGTAAAGCGACTCCTGCTCCGCCGGTGGGTCCTGCGTTGGGCCAACACGGTGTGAACATCATGGAGTTTTGTAAGAGCTTTAACGCCCGGACTGCGGATCAGGCAGGGATGATCATTCCTGTAGTGATCAGTATCTATGAGGATAGGTCCTTTACCTTTATCACGAAGACACCGCCTGCAGCTGTATTGCTGAAGAAGGCCGCAGGTATTGAGAAAGGTTCAGGCACGCCACAGAACTTGGATGCTGCCACGGTGACCATGGCTCAGGTCCGGGAGATCGCGGAGCTTAAGATGCCAGACTTGAACGCAGCTGATATTGATGCGGCCATCAAGATCGTGGCAGGGACGGCCCGCAGCATGGGAATCAAAGTGGTTGGTTAGTGAGCCAAGATTTGTGGGAGAAAGGTAACTTTCGCTATCACCACAAGGGAGGAAGAAAAGTGCCAAAACGTGGTAAGAAGTATGTTGAAGCAGCAAAGCAAGTGGACAGAACAAAGCTCTATCGGCCCGACGAGGCTATTGCCCTGATTAAACGGATCAGCACCGCAAAGTTTGACGAGACCGTAGACTTGGCTCTTGAACTAGGCGTGGATCCCCGTCATGCGGATCAGCAAGTCCGTGGTACAGTGGTTTTGCCCCACGGTACCGGTCGACAGGTGCGGGTGGCGGTCTTTGCGAAGGGCGAAAAGGCGAAAGAAGCTGAGAACGCCGGTGCGGACATCGTTGGTGCTGAGGATTTGGCCCAGCAGGTGGAAGCAGGCAACATGAACTTCGATGTGGCCATTGCCACACCGGACATGATGGGGATTGTAGGTAAACTGGGTCGGATCCTAGGACCGCGTGGTTTGATGCCTAATCCCAAGGCGGGAACGGTGACCATGGACATTGCCCGGGCGGTGCAGGAATTCAAGGCTGGAAAAGTGGAATACCGGGTAACTAGGGCCGGTACCATGCACGTGGCGATCGGCAAGGTTTCCTTCGAGGACGAGAAACTGGTGGAAAACTTTAAGACCTTGATTACTGCAGTTGTGCGGGCGAAACCGGCAGCTGCGAAGGGGACCTATCTGAAGAAGGTTGTAATGTCCTCCACCATGGGCCCAGGGGTAAAGATCGATCCCCATGTGGTGCTCGCAGAGTTCGTAGAGAGATAGTGATAGTGAGCTAAGAGAGCAACAAAAATCGGATAGATGGTTTATGCCACAGACAGCAGGTGCCAGTACTTGGCTTAAAGTGAATGCCTGCCGAGGCTGATTAGTCGAGAAGATGCAAAGCGGGATCTGTCTGTGGTGATCGCGCTTTTTTTGTTGCCCGATTATAGTCAAGGGGGGTGACCTGATGGCAAGGGCAGAGAAAGTCGCCGTGGTACAGGAGTTGAGGGAGAAGTTTGAACGGGCGAGCAGTGTAGTCCTAACGGACTACCGGGGCTTGACTGTGGCTGAGGTGACCGAGTTGCGTCGCCAGCTCCGTGGTGCCGGGGTAGAGTATAGGGTGGCTAAGAATACCTTGACCCGGCTGGCCGCGAAGGATGCCGCGGTGGAGGGGCTCGACGGGTATTTGGCTGGTCCAACGGCCTTGGCCTTTTCCTACGAGGACCCTGTGGCCGCAGCGAGGATCTTGACCGAATTTGCCAGGGAACACGCAAACCTCGAGATCAAGGCCGGGGTCGTGGAAGGTAAGGTGGTTGACCAAGCCGGAGTTGAGGCGCTGGCGAAGCTACCGTCCCGCGAAGTGTTGCTGGCTCAGGTGGCATATGGATTTATGTCCCCGGTAACCGGATTTGTTACCGCGCTCAGCGGAATTATCCGCGGATTGGCATATGCACTGGAAGCAGTGCGACAGCAGAAAGCCGATGCGGCTAGCTAATGAATTTCAAAGGAGGAATCTGTGAAATGACTAAAGAGGATATCCTGACGGCTATTGAAAATATGACTGTTCTTGAATTGGCAGAGTTGGTAAAGGCGATCGAGGAGAAGTTTGGTGTAAGCGCTGCTGCTCCCATGGCTGTGGCGGCTGTGCCTGGTGTTCCTGCGGCTGCTGAGGCTGCGGCGGAAGAGAAGACCGAATTTGATGTGATTCTCACCAGCGCCGGCGATAAGAAGATCCAAGTGATCAAGGTTGTCCGCGAGCTCACCGGTCTGGGCCTGAAGGAAGCCAAGGCTCTAGTGGACGAGGCTCCGAAACCCATTAAGGAAGGCGTCTCCAAGGAAGAAGCCGAGGACATTAAGGCCAAGATCGAGGAAGTTGGCGGCCAGGTGGAGCTGAAGTAGTACAGAAGAACAAGAAAAGAGGGAGGGCTTGTTCAAAACCCTCCCTTTTTTTTGCGACCTATCAAGAGGAACTGGCACAAAAGGCAAGCAGAGGATATTTCTTGCACTCCTGGTCTCAAAAAGGCGACAAATATCCGGTTGACAT containing:
- the rpmG gene encoding 50S ribosomal protein L33, with the protein product MVREAINLECGECKNRNYRTMKNKRNTPDRLVLKKYCKFCRKHTEHKETR
- the secE gene encoding preprotein translocase subunit SecE gives rise to the protein MATAPKTNEGAWNRVRRFFREVRGEVRKVVWPNRQELLKFTGVVIFTVVLVAIFIGVSDLVIAQILQLLRTLGG
- the nusG gene encoding transcription termination/antitermination protein NusG; its protein translation is MVSGKQWYVIHTYSGYENKVKTNLERRVESMGMGDQIFRVLVPTEEQLDFKDGKKRVVEKKIFPGYVLVEMIMTDDSWYVVRNTPGVTGFVGSGSRPVPLKDEEVEAILKQVGMGEKQRKVAYEVGQRVKVIDGPFVNFSGRVEEVNLEKGKLRVAVSMFGRETPVELNFDQVQKL
- the rplK gene encoding 50S ribosomal protein L11, coding for MAKKLAAVVKLQVPAGKATPAPPVGPALGQHGVNIMEFCKSFNARTADQAGMIIPVVISIYEDRSFTFITKTPPAAVLLKKAAGIEKGSGTPQNLDAATVTMAQVREIAELKMPDLNAADIDAAIKIVAGTARSMGIKVVG
- the rplA gene encoding 50S ribosomal protein L1; translation: MPKRGKKYVEAAKQVDRTKLYRPDEAIALIKRISTAKFDETVDLALELGVDPRHADQQVRGTVVLPHGTGRQVRVAVFAKGEKAKEAENAGADIVGAEDLAQQVEAGNMNFDVAIATPDMMGIVGKLGRILGPRGLMPNPKAGTVTMDIARAVQEFKAGKVEYRVTRAGTMHVAIGKVSFEDEKLVENFKTLITAVVRAKPAAAKGTYLKKVVMSSTMGPGVKIDPHVVLAEFVER
- a CDS encoding 50S ribosomal protein L10, with product MARAEKVAVVQELREKFERASSVVLTDYRGLTVAEVTELRRQLRGAGVEYRVAKNTLTRLAAKDAAVEGLDGYLAGPTALAFSYEDPVAAARILTEFAREHANLEIKAGVVEGKVVDQAGVEALAKLPSREVLLAQVAYGFMSPVTGFVTALSGIIRGLAYALEAVRQQKADAAS
- the rplL gene encoding 50S ribosomal protein L7/L12, producing the protein MTKEDILTAIENMTVLELAELVKAIEEKFGVSAAAPMAVAAVPGVPAAAEAAAEEKTEFDVILTSAGDKKIQVIKVVRELTGLGLKEAKALVDEAPKPIKEGVSKEEAEDIKAKIEEVGGQVELK